The following are from one region of the Coccinella septempunctata chromosome 7, icCocSept1.1, whole genome shotgun sequence genome:
- the LOC123317169 gene encoding H/ACA ribonucleoprotein complex non-core subunit NAF1-like yields MSHQISGENAQGVFVPHSLNENSESLPCSINDMEISCTNSTVKAKKNSRDITRSDSSFEDDLKNVRTNDDIPTNNEELYREPDDGCIDENFILKVSHLDISEDKAVNADPTINQGSSQDLMSEPLKNIKKHTDSSDSSDNDDNTNVTLMGLQLGDLANDDEIVDSDEDSESESEEYYSEDDDEIQMKEVAKFGIKKRKVDREESWLSVLGVDKVSTELPHISTLELNNKEEFTHMGDLECIIDKIVTIAGLPGMPAYDLDTLLFLEEGQKVLGYVLDVMGPISAPVYIVPMSSTEAIRDLQLRKGTKVYCAPKSKYTKYVLLQELMKMRRSDSSWTADAEMPSECQEFSEDEQGHLEKTPIKDKTRKCSQERYRQFVKDMNRANQRDTRLHKMADSHRTHLDRMGGLQSVHRQLRDSRTRNQSSGTKSSSEGRRSRPLYRNNAHGVGAAELQSWTVVNPAASTARNSVPVMPPFDPSIPPPNCAESGYYLPSEDSLFSSFVGFIPSENFNSQDFERSVSRPNRQNNLPGPSGWFN; encoded by the exons ATGTCACATCAAATATCAGGAGAAAATGCTCAGGGCGTTTTTGTTCCACACTCACTTAATGAAAATTCTGAGTCGTTGCCGTGTTCCATAAACGATATGGAGATAtcttgtacaaattcaacagtTAAAGCAAAGAAAAACTCTAGGGATATCACAAGATCTGACAGTTCATTCGAGGACGACTTGAAAAATGTTAGGACAAACGATGACATCCCTACGAACAATGAGGAATTATATCGGGAACCAGATGATGGATGCatagatgaaaattttattctcaaagtGAGTCACCTAGATATCTCGGAAGATAAAGCTGTTAACGCAGATCCAACGATAAACCAAGGATCTTCTCAAGATTTAATGTCAGAACCGTTGAAGAACATAAAAAAACACACAGACTCATCAGATAGCTCTGACAATGATGATAATACAAATGTCACATTGATGGGCCTACAATTGGGTGATCTAGCAAATGATGATGAGATTGTAGATTCTGACGAGGACAGTGAAAGCGAATCCGAAGAATATTACTCTGAAGATGATGATGA AATCCAAATGAAGGAAGTCGCTAAGTTTGGTAtaaaaaagaggaaagttgatCGGGAAGAATCGTGGCTTTCAGTTTTAGGTGTTGACAAAGTATCTACCGAGTTGCCTCATATTTCTACGcttgaattgaataataagGAAGAGTTCACGCATATGGGTGATCTTGAATGTATCATTGATAAGATAG TTACAATTGCTGGTCTTCCTGGAATGCCTGCTTATGACCTCGACACATTATTATTTTTAGAGGAAGGTCAAAAAGTTTTAGGTTATGTGTTAGACGTCATGGGTCCTATCTCAGCTCCCGTTTATATTGTACCTATGAGTTCTACCGAAGCAATTAGGGACCTTCAACTCCGAAAAGGAACGAAGGTGTACTGTGCCCCTAAAAGCAAATATACCAAATATGTGTTACTCCAAGAATTGATGAA AATGCGCAGATCCGACTCTTCTTGGACAGCAGATGCCGAAATGCCTTCAGAGTGTCAGGAGTTTTCTGAAGATGAGCAAGGCCACTTGGAAAAAACACCCATAAAAGATAAAACCCGCAAATGCAGCCAGGAACGGTACAGACAATTCGTGAAAGATATGAATCGAGCCAACCAAAGGGACACCCGATTACACAAGATGGCTGATTCGCACCGAACTCATCTGGACAGAATGGGGGGACTGCAAAGTGTGCATCGTCAATTACGTGACTCAAGAACTAGGAACCAAAGCTCAGGGACTAAATCCAGCTCAGAAGGTAGACGTAGTAGGCCTCTTTACAGAAATAATGCACATGGTGTCGGTGCGGCTGAACTACAGAGTTGGACTGTGGTGAATCCCGCTGCCAGTACTGCACGGAATAGTGTACCTGTGATGCCTCCCTTCGATCCATCGATACCACCTCCGAATTGTGCGGAATCCGGATATTATCTACCATCCGAAGATagtctgttttcctcatttgtTGGTTTTATCCCgtctgaaaatttcaactccCAAGACTTTGAAAGAAGTGTCAGTAGGCCTAATAGGCAAAATAACCTGCCTGGACCTTCGGGTTGGTTTAATTAA